The window TTGCCGCCAGCTTTCTCTTGACCCACGGCATCAACCCGCCCAGTTCCACGAGCTGCTGCATGAAGGGAGGTAGGGGCTGGGCGCGGAAGACCCGCCCGTCGAGCTTGATGATACCTTCCTCGGGCACGACCGTGATGGTTTGGCCGGCCTGCACGGCCTCCACCAATTCGGGGCACTCGACGGCGCACATCCCGATGTTGAAAGAGTTGCGGTAGAAGATCCGCGCGAACGACTTGGCCACGATGCAGCGGATCCCCAGGCCCTTGATGGAGATCGGGGCGTGCTCGCGGGAGGATCCGCAGCCGAAGTTCTTTCCGCCGACGAGGATGTCGCCCCCCCGGGCCTTCTTGGAAAAATCCGGATCGGGGATTTCCATGCAGTGACGGGCCAGTTCTTTTTCATCGGTAGTGACGAGGTACCGGGCCGGGATGATCTGGTCCGTATCCACATCGTCTCCGAATTTCCAAACGCGTCCGGTGTAGATCATGGGATCAGGCGGCTTTCTCGCCCGCGGCATCTTCCCACGGGGCGAAATCCGCGGGATGGCTGATGGACCCCGCGATGGCCGTGGCCGCCACCACGGCCGGATTGGCGAGATAGACTTTCGCGTCCTTGTGCCCCATCCGGCCCGGGAAGTTTCGATTGGAGGAGGAGATGCACACATCGTCCGGTCCGAGGACGCCCATGTGCCCGCCGAGGCACGGGCCGCAAGTGGCCGTGGACACGCTGGCGCCGGCATCCGCGAAGATTTCGATGAGTCCCTCCCGAAGGGCCTGCTTGTAGATGTTCACCGTGGCCGGGATGACCATCATTCGCACCCCACGGGCGATCTTTTTCCCTTTCATGATCCGTCCGGCCAGCCGGAGATCTTCGATGCGCGCGTTGGTGCAGGATCCGAGAAAAACGTACGTGACGGCGGTCCCTTTCAGCTCTCCCACAAAGCGAGTGTTGGAGGGGAGAGAGGGGCAGGCCACCACAGGATCGAGCCCTGAGATATCCCACTCCAGAGTGTCGGAATAGCGCGCGTCCGAGTCGCTGGGAAAAATCTTAAATGCTCGCTTGGAGCGGCGTTGAACGTAATCGGCGGTCGTTTCGTCCGCCGCGACGATGCCCGATTTTCCACCGGCCTCAATGGCCATGTTGCACATGGTGAGGCGCCCTTCCACGGAGAGTTGTCGGACGCCGGGTCCGGTGAATTCCATCGCTTTGTACCGGGCGCCGTCGTCCCCCACTTTCCCGATCGTGTAGAGGATGAGGTCTTTTCCCATGACCCAGGCGGGCATCGCGCCCTTGTAGATGAATTTCATGTTCTCGGGAACTTTCATCCAGAATTCTCCCGTGGCGAGGACGGCCGCCAAATCGGTGCTGCCGACCCCCGAGGAAAAAATGCCGAGTCCGCCGTAGGTGCAGGAATGCGAATCGGCGCCGATGACGATGTCGCCCGGCACCACGAGCCCGAGTTCGGGGAGGAGCGAGTGCTCGATGCCTCCCTGGCCTTCGTCGAAAAACAGCGGCAGGTCATGCTTGCGCGCGAACTGGCGCGTGATACTCCCTTGCTCTGCGCTGGCGATGTCCTTGGCGGGGATGAAGTGCGACATGACGAGGGCGACTTTGCCGCGGTCCCACACGCCGTCGAGGCCTTCCTTCTGGAGGGTGCGGATGGCAATCGGCGCGGTGACGTCGTTTCCCATCGCGAGATCGACCTTCACTTCGATGAAATCGCCGGGCTTCACACTCTCGCGCCCGCAGTG is drawn from Nitrospirota bacterium and contains these coding sequences:
- a CDS encoding 3-isopropylmalate dehydratase small subunit — its product is MIYTGRVWKFGDDVDTDQIIPARYLVTTDEKELARHCMEIPDPDFSKKARGGDILVGGKNFGCGSSREHAPISIKGLGIRCIVAKSFARIFYRNSFNIGMCAVECPELVEAVQAGQTITVVPEEGIIKLDGRVFRAQPLPPFMQQLVELGGLMPWVKRKLAARKAA
- a CDS encoding 3-isopropylmalate dehydratase large subunit, whose protein sequence is MGMTITEKILAAHCGRESVKPGDFIEVKVDLAMGNDVTAPIAIRTLQKEGLDGVWDRGKVALVMSHFIPAKDIASAEQGSITRQFARKHDLPLFFDEGQGGIEHSLLPELGLVVPGDIVIGADSHSCTYGGLGIFSSGVGSTDLAAVLATGEFWMKVPENMKFIYKGAMPAWVMGKDLILYTIGKVGDDGARYKAMEFTGPGVRQLSVEGRLTMCNMAIEAGGKSGIVAADETTADYVQRRSKRAFKIFPSDSDARYSDTLEWDISGLDPVVACPSLPSNTRFVGELKGTAVTYVFLGSCTNARIEDLRLAGRIMKGKKIARGVRMMVIPATVNIYKQALREGLIEIFADAGASVSTATCGPCLGGHMGVLGPDDVCISSSNRNFPGRMGHKDAKVYLANPAVVAATAIAGSISHPADFAPWEDAAGEKAA